The Desulfovibrio sp. genome includes a region encoding these proteins:
- a CDS encoding phosphatidylserine decarboxylase family protein, translated as MRAPNCGITPEGWPCIGLTALSALVFACMGWWLLAVIFLALCWFSMHFFRDPERVVPQGEGLAVSPADGKVIRIEERPDPFTDEPKLCISIFMNVFSVHVNRAPVAGTVEGIRYFPGAFVNAAFDKASTHNERCAYSMRDADGNPWTMVQIAGLIARRIVCRVDEGDALARGERYGMIRFGSRVDLYLPQGYVAATRIGEQVFAGQSVVARAK; from the coding sequence ATGCGTGCACCCAATTGCGGCATCACCCCCGAAGGTTGGCCTTGCATCGGCCTTACCGCGCTCAGCGCGTTGGTTTTTGCCTGCATGGGCTGGTGGCTTCTGGCCGTGATTTTTCTGGCCCTTTGCTGGTTCAGCATGCACTTTTTCCGCGATCCCGAGCGGGTGGTGCCACAGGGCGAGGGGCTTGCCGTAAGCCCTGCGGACGGCAAGGTTATCCGCATTGAGGAGCGCCCCGACCCCTTCACCGATGAACCCAAGCTGTGCATAAGCATTTTTATGAACGTGTTCAGCGTGCACGTGAACCGCGCCCCTGTGGCGGGAACGGTCGAGGGCATCCGCTATTTCCCCGGCGCGTTTGTCAATGCCGCTTTTGACAAGGCCTCCACACACAATGAGCGTTGCGCCTACAGCATGCGTGATGCGGACGGCAATCCCTGGACCATGGTGCAGATTGCCGGGCTTATCGCCCGCCGCATTGTCTGCCGCGTTGACGAGGGCGACGCCCTTGCGCGGGGGGAACGCTACGGCATGATCCGCTTTGGTTCGCGAGTTGACCTTTACCTTCCTCAGGGATATGTTGCGGCCACGCGCATCGGCGAACAGGTCTTCGCCGGGCAGAGCGTGGTGGCCAGAGCGAAGTAG
- a CDS encoding FRG domain-containing protein — MSKLNWDKWISNDGESSFCRTLNIVQINTPQALIQAVGYAKSVLSCEHIVFYRGQCSFYPSLIPYLFRDIAKDTDKTDIKINLALREKIKRLSTLINGSLKNELKGVYPPAIEGLLQHYGVPTRYLDFVDNIWVALWFASHKRLTAKGVNFSKYVKSKSEFSYVYIMKFGKASDPKEYKKLHDVKIDELQKDMDNGIFLTNESFQIIDLRLAVGSNFLRPHAQHGVVVRRYGDITTANYDFSDSIECILRIKTQDALDWLGTGSLSQESYMFPSPFYDIGYRTLHNILPQNAGIGEIDYVW, encoded by the coding sequence TTGTCGAAACTTAACTGGGACAAGTGGATATCAAATGATGGAGAAAGCTCCTTTTGCAGAACACTTAACATAGTTCAAATTAATACCCCCCAAGCCCTCATCCAAGCTGTTGGCTACGCAAAAAGTGTTCTTTCTTGTGAACATATTGTCTTTTACAGGGGCCAGTGTTCTTTTTACCCTTCTCTAATTCCATATTTATTTCGTGATATTGCAAAAGACACAGACAAGACAGACATCAAAATTAATTTGGCACTCAGAGAAAAGATTAAAAGATTAAGCACGTTAATAAATGGATCCCTCAAAAACGAGCTAAAAGGTGTATATCCACCCGCAATAGAAGGTCTATTGCAACACTATGGAGTACCAACAAGATATCTTGATTTTGTAGATAATATATGGGTTGCTCTCTGGTTTGCTTCTCACAAAAGATTAACTGCTAAAGGAGTTAATTTTTCTAAATATGTAAAAAGCAAATCTGAATTTTCTTATGTCTATATAATGAAATTTGGAAAAGCATCAGACCCCAAAGAATATAAAAAACTTCATGATGTTAAAATTGATGAACTTCAGAAAGATATGGACAATGGGATATTTTTAACAAATGAAAGCTTTCAAATAATTGACTTGAGACTCGCTGTAGGCAGCAATTTTTTAAGACCCCACGCACAGCATGGGGTTGTTGTGCGAAGATATGGCGATATAACCACTGCCAATTATGATTTCAGTGATAGCATAGAGTGTATTTTGCGAATAAAGACGCAAGATGCATTAGATTGGCTTGGCACTGGATCCCTTTCTCAAGAGTCCTACATGTTCCCATCGCCTTTTTATGATATTGGATATAGAACATTACACAACATACTTCCTCAAAATGCTGGAATTGGTGAAATTGACTATGTCTGGTAA
- a CDS encoding 2-isopropylmalate synthase codes for MNNRVYFFDTTLRDGEQSPGATMNLQEKLRVAHQLEVLGVDIMEAGFPASSPGDFESVQRIASQAGDIQVAGLARCVPNDIDRCWEAVKVAKNPRIHVFLSTSPLHMKHKLRKDPEDVLKMIVEGVKRCATYTSNVEFSLEDFSRTEGDFACRVVEAAIKAGASTINLPDTVGYAEPQEYAALLDHVIKNTPNSDKAIFSVHCHNDLGLAVANTLAAFRVGVRQAEVTLCGIGERAGNAALEEVVMNLRVRHDYYQLEHNIVTEQLYPSCRLLSMTIGQPIANNKAIVGANAFAHESGIHQDGMLKNRETYEIMTPQSVGRTESNLVIGKHSGRNAVRNKFESMGYKLDDEQLNLVFEAVKQLADRKKTLHDDDLMALVQEEVYRMPDLFRLRHVSVQSSDAGGVPPTAAVIMDIKGIESSGAGFGVGPVDALFNVIADMVGRQPELEQYAINAITGGTDAQGEVTVRLREGEVSAVGRGTHPDIFVASARAYVNALNHLFKKEQEGPRLHCQHD; via the coding sequence ATGAACAACCGCGTCTATTTTTTCGATACCACCTTGCGCGATGGCGAGCAGTCGCCCGGCGCTACCATGAACTTGCAGGAAAAGTTGCGTGTAGCCCACCAGCTTGAAGTGCTCGGCGTGGACATTATGGAAGCGGGCTTTCCCGCCTCCAGCCCCGGCGATTTTGAGTCTGTGCAGCGCATTGCCTCACAGGCTGGCGACATCCAGGTGGCGGGGCTTGCCCGTTGCGTTCCCAATGATATCGACCGCTGCTGGGAAGCCGTAAAAGTGGCTAAAAATCCCCGCATCCATGTCTTTTTGTCCACCTCTCCCCTGCACATGAAGCACAAGCTGCGCAAGGACCCCGAAGACGTTCTTAAGATGATCGTCGAGGGTGTCAAACGCTGTGCCACATACACCAGCAACGTGGAATTTTCCCTTGAGGATTTTTCGCGCACCGAGGGCGATTTTGCCTGCCGCGTGGTCGAGGCCGCCATCAAGGCCGGGGCCAGCACCATCAATCTGCCCGATACCGTGGGCTATGCCGAGCCGCAGGAATACGCCGCGCTGCTTGACCACGTCATCAAGAACACGCCCAACAGCGACAAGGCCATCTTCAGCGTGCACTGCCACAACGACCTCGGCCTTGCCGTGGCCAACACGCTTGCCGCCTTCCGTGTGGGTGTGCGCCAGGCAGAGGTTACGCTGTGCGGCATTGGTGAGCGCGCTGGCAACGCCGCCCTTGAAGAAGTGGTCATGAACCTGCGTGTGCGCCACGATTATTACCAGCTTGAGCACAACATCGTCACCGAGCAGCTTTACCCCTCGTGCCGTCTGCTTTCCATGACCATTGGTCAGCCCATTGCCAACAACAAGGCCATTGTGGGCGCCAACGCCTTTGCGCACGAATCGGGCATCCATCAGGACGGCATGCTCAAGAACCGCGAAACTTACGAAATCATGACCCCGCAGTCAGTGGGCCGCACCGAGAGCAATCTTGTGATCGGCAAGCACTCTGGCCGCAACGCCGTGCGCAACAAGTTTGAGAGCATGGGCTACAAGCTGGACGACGAGCAGCTTAACCTCGTGTTTGAAGCTGTGAAGCAGCTGGCCGACCGCAAGAAAACCCTGCACGACGATGACCTCATGGCCCTTGTGCAGGAAGAAGTCTACCGCATGCCCGATCTTTTCCGCCTGCGCCATGTGAGCGTGCAGAGCTCCGATGCGGGCGGCGTGCCGCCCACGGCTGCCGTCATCATGGACATCAAGGGTATTGAAAGCAGCGGCGCTGGCTTTGGCGTTGGCCCCGTGGACGCCCTGTTCAACGTGATCGCCGACATGGTGGGCCGCCAGCCCGAGCTTGAGCAGTACGCCATCAATGCCATCACCGGCGGCACCGATGCCCAGGGTGAAGTGACCGTGCGTCTGCGCGAGGGTGAAGTGAGCGCAGTGGGGCGCGGTACCCATCCGGATATTTTTGTTGCCAGCGCGCGTGCCTACGTCAACGCCCTTAACCACCTGTTCAAGAAGGAGCAGGAAGGGCCAAGGCTGCACTGCCAGCACGATTAA
- a CDS encoding 3-isopropylmalate dehydratase small subunit has product MNYKGKAHKVGEHIDTDAIIPARFLVTTDSKKLGENCMSGLEPDWVKRVTPGDIMVAGRNFGCGSSREHAPIAILGAGMHVVIGHSFARIFYRNSFNMGLLLMEVGDDVDKINDGDELEIDATTGVIRDLTNGAQITCPPLPKSMAAILDKGGLVGYVKERLA; this is encoded by the coding sequence ATGAATTACAAAGGTAAGGCCCACAAAGTGGGCGAGCACATTGATACGGACGCTATCATTCCCGCGCGTTTTCTGGTCACCACCGATTCCAAAAAGCTGGGCGAAAACTGCATGTCCGGCCTTGAGCCAGACTGGGTCAAGCGCGTGACCCCCGGTGACATCATGGTCGCAGGCCGCAATTTCGGTTGCGGTTCTTCCCGCGAGCATGCGCCCATCGCCATTCTTGGCGCGGGCATGCACGTGGTGATCGGCCACAGCTTTGCTCGCATTTTTTACCGCAACTCCTTCAATATGGGCCTGCTGCTCATGGAAGTGGGCGACGACGTGGACAAGATCAATGACGGCGACGAGCTGGAAATCGACGCCACCACCGGCGTTATCCGCGATCTGACCAACGGTGCGCAGATAACCTGCCCCCCGCTGCCCAAGTCCATGGCTGCCATTCTGGATAAGGGTGGGTTGGTTGGCTATGTCAAGGAACGCTTGGCCTAA
- the moaC gene encoding cyclic pyranopterin monophosphate synthase MoaC has translation MNDNFTHLDSQGNVTMVDVGAKTPTERVAIAEAVVELAPATMELLIKNALPKGDVLTCAKIGGIMAAKRTGELIPMCHPLNLTYVDVRFTVTEMPPTVRIEAETRTVGPTGVEMEAIVAAQTAAATIYDMCKAVQRDIVISRVRLLHKRGGKSGEFNASDIDA, from the coding sequence ATGAACGACAATTTTACGCATCTCGACAGCCAGGGCAACGTCACCATGGTGGATGTGGGTGCCAAAACACCCACAGAACGCGTAGCCATAGCTGAAGCTGTGGTGGAACTGGCCCCGGCCACCATGGAACTACTGATCAAAAACGCCCTGCCCAAGGGCGATGTGCTCACCTGCGCCAAGATTGGCGGCATCATGGCTGCCAAACGCACCGGCGAGCTTATCCCCATGTGTCACCCCCTCAACCTCACCTATGTGGACGTGCGCTTTACCGTAACAGAAATGCCGCCCACGGTGCGTATTGAAGCGGAAACCCGCACGGTCGGCCCTACCGGCGTGGAGATGGAAGCCATTGTTGCGGCTCAGACCGCAGCGGCCACCATTTACGACATGTGCAAGGCCGTGCAGCGGGATATCGTCATCAGCCGTGTACGCCTGCTGCACAAACGCGGCGGGAAAAGCGGCGAATTCAACGCCTCGGATATTGACGCATGA
- the lgt gene encoding prolipoprotein diacylglyceryl transferase — protein MNLAQIDPVALSIGSLQLRWYGLMYLAGFGLGWALGRWRASRPGSGWTAPDVDDLLTCVMIGIILGGRIGYVLFYDLPVYISDPMEILRIWNGGMSFHGGLLGVLGAFWYFARSRGRSFLEVSDFIAPLVAQGLFFGRLGNFINGELWGKVSDVPWAIVFPGAGPNPRHPSQLYEAALEGLILFFMVWIFSSKPKKTGAVSGLFALGYGVFRFAVEFVRMPDVQLGYLAFGWLTMGQLLCVPLILAGLWLLCRNAPVLAPHVAPTENKPRPGGKSPSGKSPKGRKK, from the coding sequence ATGAACCTCGCTCAAATCGACCCCGTAGCCCTTTCCATAGGCAGCCTGCAATTGCGCTGGTATGGGCTTATGTATCTGGCGGGCTTTGGTCTTGGATGGGCGCTGGGCCGCTGGCGCGCCTCGCGTCCCGGCTCCGGCTGGACAGCCCCTGATGTGGATGATCTGCTGACCTGCGTGATGATCGGCATCATCCTGGGCGGCAGAATCGGCTACGTGCTGTTTTATGATCTGCCTGTCTACATCAGCGACCCCATGGAAATTCTGCGCATCTGGAATGGCGGCATGTCCTTTCATGGCGGGCTGCTGGGTGTGCTGGGCGCATTCTGGTATTTTGCCCGCTCGCGGGGCAGGTCGTTTCTGGAAGTTTCTGACTTCATCGCGCCGCTGGTGGCGCAGGGCCTCTTTTTCGGGCGGCTCGGCAACTTCATCAACGGCGAGTTGTGGGGCAAGGTCAGCGACGTGCCGTGGGCCATTGTGTTTCCCGGTGCCGGGCCTAATCCGCGTCATCCCTCGCAGCTTTACGAGGCTGCCCTTGAGGGGCTGATACTCTTCTTCATGGTGTGGATTTTTTCGTCCAAGCCAAAAAAGACGGGCGCGGTCTCCGGCCTGTTTGCTCTGGGCTACGGCGTGTTCCGCTTTGCCGTGGAATTTGTGCGCATGCCTGACGTGCAGCTTGGCTATCTGGCCTTTGGCTGGCTGACCATGGGGCAACTGCTCTGCGTGCCGCTCATACTGGCAGGCCTGTGGCTGCTGTGTCGCAATGCCCCGGTGCTTGCACCCCACGTGGCCCCTACGGAGAACAAGCCCCGCCCCGGCGGCAAATCGCCCAGCGGCAAATCACCAAAGGGACGCAAGAAATAA
- the pssA gene encoding CDP-diacylglycerol--serine O-phosphatidyltransferase, which yields MAPEVKKPRKGVYLLPNMITTLSMFLGFLSMVWAVQGRFESACFAILLSAVMDGLDGKVARLTNTASEFGVQYDSLSDLVAFGIAPAMLMWQWELSALGRMGLAAAFIYAACGALRLARFNVSTAAVGKRFFIGLPIPAGGCTVVTFVFCAAHFPAIMASALPYMTLFLAIGVGVLMVSKVRYFSFKEYDFLRAHPIRSMLFFLLVLGTVISFPRVMGFVLCAVYIIGGVVYTFVILPRRNRQLLRALSPQSD from the coding sequence ATGGCCCCGGAAGTTAAAAAGCCGCGCAAAGGAGTATACCTCCTGCCGAACATGATCACGACGTTGAGCATGTTTCTCGGCTTTTTGTCTATGGTCTGGGCCGTGCAGGGACGTTTTGAGTCGGCCTGCTTCGCCATCCTGCTCTCTGCCGTCATGGACGGCCTGGACGGCAAGGTTGCCCGCCTCACCAATACGGCCAGCGAGTTCGGCGTTCAGTACGATTCGCTTTCCGATCTTGTGGCCTTTGGCATTGCCCCGGCCATGCTCATGTGGCAGTGGGAGCTTTCGGCCCTTGGACGTATGGGGCTTGCCGCCGCCTTCATTTACGCTGCCTGCGGCGCTTTGCGTCTTGCTCGCTTCAATGTGAGCACCGCTGCTGTGGGCAAGCGCTTTTTCATCGGTCTGCCCATTCCTGCGGGCGGCTGCACTGTTGTTACCTTTGTTTTTTGCGCCGCGCATTTCCCTGCTATCATGGCTTCGGCCCTGCCCTACATGACCCTTTTTCTTGCCATTGGCGTTGGGGTTTTGATGGTCAGCAAGGTGCGCTATTTTTCCTTTAAGGAATACGATTTCCTGCGCGCCCATCCCATCCGCAGCATGCTTTTCTTCCTGCTTGTGCTCGGAACGGTCATTTCCTTTCCGCGCGTCATGGGATTTGTGCTTTGCGCCGTCTACATCATTGGCGGCGTTGTCTACACCTTCGTCATCCTTCCCCGCCGCAATCGTCAGCTACTACGCGCCCTATCGCCCCAGAGCGATTGA
- a CDS encoding phosphatidylglycerophosphatase A, producing the protein MSFFDKLILSFCRLGVAGLDPKAPGTWGTAIACLLAPYIFLPLSLPWRVVLLVAIFVVGGLASTRAEHLLERKDPGEVVIDELVGVWLVLLPFESPSFWLVLAAFAFFRLFDICKPWPVRASENWLPAGFGIMIDDVVAGVWALLCVALLRVLGLV; encoded by the coding sequence ATGAGTTTTTTTGACAAGCTGATTCTGTCGTTCTGCCGTCTGGGCGTAGCCGGGCTTGACCCCAAGGCTCCCGGCACGTGGGGCACGGCCATAGCCTGCCTGCTGGCGCCGTATATTTTTCTGCCCCTGTCCCTGCCGTGGCGGGTCGTGCTGCTGGTCGCGATTTTTGTGGTCGGCGGCCTGGCCTCCACCCGTGCCGAGCACTTGCTTGAGCGCAAAGACCCCGGCGAGGTTGTCATCGACGAGTTGGTAGGGGTGTGGCTTGTGCTGCTGCCTTTTGAAAGCCCCAGTTTCTGGTTGGTGCTGGCGGCTTTTGCCTTTTTCCGGCTGTTCGACATCTGCAAGCCATGGCCCGTGCGGGCCTCTGAAAACTGGCTGCCCGCCGGGTTTGGCATCATGATTGATGATGTTGTGGCTGGCGTGTGGGCCTTGCTGTGCGTGGCTCTGCTGCGTGTGCTGGGCCTTGTGTAG
- a CDS encoding metal-dependent hydrolase encodes MDPITHAASGAVAMLAMPNRPASRWAVPLAALAAASPDVDVLMANTPLQFLLLHRGITHSLFFAPLLGLVLALVGCSLWRAQTPGHWRFAKTWLFMTAMVLLHIWLDCITTYGTMIFLPFSHMRVRLNAVFIIDLLVTLPLLWAIWRWRARRGLLLMAMAWLFVYPGISMGLNAWHTAQTRERLTAEGRAPQEIVVLPDAFSPFFWRALYSEATPNGGMVYTQGMNALGSTRGPEVAATALPESLARDLARQSVMADAFLNFTLLPVMAPLPADMLPADNPQATQTAKTTAPSYVMIHDQRFGSSLAIVRKIMNMRPSADIPFKYMVELAPEPQLAEQDAPAENFVQENAATAGPIVSTIAAFPQRLLRERMRFSDSRRDSFWQAPRPPTTPPLLQWLVGLR; translated from the coding sequence ATGGATCCGATAACTCACGCCGCAAGCGGCGCGGTGGCCATGCTTGCCATGCCCAACCGCCCCGCGAGCCGATGGGCTGTGCCTCTGGCCGCCTTGGCCGCCGCCTCGCCCGATGTTGATGTGCTGATGGCGAACACCCCCCTGCAATTTTTGCTGTTGCACCGGGGCATTACGCATTCCCTGTTTTTTGCTCCGCTGCTGGGGCTGGTTCTGGCGCTCGTGGGCTGCTCGCTGTGGCGGGCGCAAACACCTGGGCACTGGCGGTTTGCAAAAACATGGCTGTTCATGACGGCTATGGTCTTGCTGCATATCTGGCTGGACTGCATCACCACCTACGGCACCATGATCTTTCTGCCTTTCTCGCACATGCGGGTGCGGCTGAACGCGGTGTTTATCATTGATCTGCTGGTCACCCTGCCGCTGCTGTGGGCCATCTGGCGCTGGCGTGCACGGCGCGGCCTCCTGCTGATGGCAATGGCGTGGCTCTTTGTCTATCCCGGCATTTCCATGGGCCTCAACGCCTGGCATACGGCGCAGACCCGCGAACGCCTTACGGCGGAAGGCCGCGCACCTCAGGAAATTGTGGTGCTGCCGGATGCCTTTTCGCCCTTTTTCTGGCGCGCCCTGTATTCAGAAGCCACACCCAACGGGGGCATGGTGTACACTCAGGGCATGAACGCCCTTGGTTCCACCCGAGGCCCGGAAGTTGCCGCCACCGCCCTGCCCGAGAGCCTTGCCCGCGACCTTGCGCGGCAGTCTGTTATGGCTGATGCTTTTTTGAATTTCACCCTGCTGCCAGTGATGGCTCCCCTGCCAGCAGACATGCTGCCCGCCGATAATCCGCAGGCAACGCAGACAGCAAAGACCACGGCCCCCAGCTATGTGATGATCCACGACCAGCGGTTTGGCAGCAGCCTTGCCATTGTGCGCAAAATCATGAACATGCGCCCAAGCGCGGATATTCCGTTTAAATATATGGTGGAGCTGGCTCCTGAACCGCAGCTTGCCGAGCAGGATGCCCCTGCCGAAAATTTCGTGCAGGAAAATGCCGCAACCGCAGGGCCGATCGTATCCACAATCGCCGCTTTTCCGCAGCGCCTGTTGCGGGAACGGATGCGCTTTTCTGACAGCAGACGCGATTCTTTCTGGCAAGCGCCCCGCCCCCCCACAACTCCCCCGCTGCTGCAATGGCTTGTGGGCTTGCGCTGA
- the infA gene encoding translation initiation factor IF-1: protein MAKEGSIEVDGVVQEALPNAMFRVELENGHEVLAHISGKMRKFYIRILPGDRVKVELSPYDLTRGRITYRMK, encoded by the coding sequence ATGGCCAAGGAAGGATCAATCGAAGTAGACGGCGTCGTGCAGGAAGCCCTGCCCAACGCCATGTTCCGTGTGGAACTGGAGAACGGCCACGAAGTTCTGGCCCACATTTCCGGCAAGATGCGCAAGTTTTACATCCGCATTCTGCCCGGCGACCGCGTCAAGGTGGAGCTTTCCCCTTACGACCTCACCCGCGGGCGCATCACCTACCGCATGAAGTAG
- a CDS encoding 3-isopropylmalate dehydratase large subunit: MPQTLAQKILQAHTDEVVEQDGQIVQCRVSLVLANDITGPLAIKSFKGMGAEKVFDKDKIALVMDHFTPQKDIDSANQVMVTRKFAEEQNITHYYEGGDCGVEHTLLPEQGLVGPGDVVIGADSHTCTYGGIGAFATGMGSTDIAAAMALGETWFKVPSTIRVTINGQMPKWLRGKDLMLMLIGAIGVDGALYKALEFGGSVVDDLSVEGRLCMANMAIEAGGKVGLFAVDAKTRAYCAEHNRPGLTQDLAADPGAIYERVVNIDVTGKEPVVACPHLPSNVKPVSEVRDTPIQQVVIGSCTNGRISDMRDAAEVLRGRKVAKHLRCIVLPSTPTVWKQCLKEGLIETFMESGCVVGPCTCGPCLGGHMGILGDGERAVATTNRNFKGRMGSLSSEVYLASPIVAAASAIAGCVAGPDQL; encoded by the coding sequence ATGCCACAGACGCTTGCGCAAAAAATTTTGCAAGCCCACACAGATGAAGTTGTGGAACAGGACGGTCAGATTGTTCAGTGCCGCGTGTCGCTGGTGCTCGCCAACGACATCACCGGGCCGCTGGCCATCAAATCTTTCAAGGGAATGGGCGCGGAAAAGGTTTTTGACAAAGACAAGATCGCTCTGGTCATGGATCACTTTACGCCGCAAAAAGATATTGATTCCGCCAATCAGGTCATGGTGACCCGCAAGTTCGCCGAAGAACAGAACATCACCCACTATTACGAAGGCGGCGACTGCGGCGTGGAACACACCCTGCTGCCCGAGCAGGGCCTTGTGGGCCCCGGCGATGTGGTCATCGGCGCAGACAGCCACACCTGCACCTACGGCGGCATCGGCGCTTTTGCCACCGGCATGGGTTCTACCGATATTGCCGCTGCAATGGCGCTGGGCGAAACCTGGTTCAAGGTGCCTTCCACCATCCGCGTGACCATCAACGGCCAGATGCCCAAGTGGCTGCGCGGCAAAGATCTGATGCTCATGCTCATCGGCGCTATCGGCGTGGACGGTGCGCTCTACAAGGCCCTGGAATTCGGCGGCTCTGTGGTGGATGATCTTTCCGTTGAAGGCCGTCTGTGCATGGCGAACATGGCTATTGAAGCGGGCGGCAAGGTGGGCCTGTTTGCGGTGGACGCCAAAACGCGCGCCTATTGCGCGGAGCACAACCGCCCCGGCCTGACGCAGGATCTGGCCGCAGACCCCGGCGCGATTTACGAGCGCGTGGTCAATATCGACGTGACCGGCAAGGAGCCGGTGGTGGCCTGCCCGCACCTGCCCTCCAACGTCAAGCCTGTCTCCGAGGTGCGCGACACGCCCATCCAGCAGGTGGTTATTGGCTCCTGCACCAATGGTCGCATCAGCGATATGCGCGATGCCGCCGAAGTGCTGCGGGGCCGCAAGGTTGCCAAGCACCTGCGCTGCATTGTGCTGCCCTCCACGCCCACGGTGTGGAAGCAGTGCCTCAAGGAAGGCCTCATCGAAACCTTCATGGAATCCGGCTGCGTGGTCGGCCCCTGCACATGCGGCCCCTGCCTTGGCGGCCACATGGGCATCTTGGGCGATGGCGAACGCGCCGTGGCCACCACCAACCGCAATTTCAAGGGCCGCATGGGCAGCCTGAGTTCCGAGGTTTATCTGGCAAGCCCCATCGTGGCAGCCGCTTCGGCCATTGCGGGTTGCGTGGCCGGGCCTGATCAGCTGTAG
- the leuB gene encoding 3-isopropylmalate dehydrogenase, which produces MKKTICLLPGDGIGPEILAEGVKVLKAAAEKFGHEFVFDTAHIGGSAIDAAGDPLPEETVRKCRNADAVFLAAVGGPKWDALAPEKRPEKGLLRIRKELELFANLRPAMLLPELAGACLLRADIAAKGLDLVVVRELTGDIYFGEPRGQEMRDGLRTGYNTMVYNEEEIRRIATVAFETARKRRNKVCSVEKSNVLETSRLWKEVVIETHRQYADVELTHMYVDNAAMQLVRDPSQFDVILTGNIFGDILSDEASVITGSLGMLPSASMGASGPGLFEPIHGSAPDIAGQNKANPLATILSGAMMLRLGFDMGKEADAIEAAVRKALADGFRTGDIMEPGKTLLGCKEMGDKVVERL; this is translated from the coding sequence ATGAAAAAGACCATCTGCCTCTTGCCGGGTGACGGCATCGGCCCGGAGATTCTGGCCGAAGGTGTTAAGGTTCTCAAGGCCGCCGCTGAAAAGTTTGGCCACGAATTTGTTTTCGACACCGCGCACATCGGCGGTTCCGCCATTGATGCGGCTGGCGACCCCCTGCCGGAAGAAACCGTGCGCAAGTGCCGCAATGCCGACGCCGTATTTCTGGCGGCTGTGGGCGGCCCCAAGTGGGACGCCCTCGCGCCCGAAAAACGGCCGGAAAAAGGCCTGTTGCGCATCCGCAAAGAGCTTGAGCTTTTTGCCAACCTGCGCCCAGCCATGCTGCTGCCTGAACTGGCTGGCGCGTGCCTGCTGCGTGCCGACATCGCCGCCAAGGGCCTTGACCTCGTGGTTGTGCGCGAACTGACCGGCGATATCTATTTTGGCGAACCGCGCGGGCAGGAAATGCGCGATGGCCTGCGCACCGGCTACAACACCATGGTGTACAACGAGGAAGAAATCCGCCGCATTGCCACGGTGGCCTTTGAAACGGCGCGTAAACGCCGCAACAAGGTCTGCTCTGTGGAAAAGAGCAACGTGCTGGAAACTTCGCGCCTGTGGAAGGAAGTGGTCATTGAAACACACCGCCAGTATGCGGATGTGGAGCTGACCCACATGTATGTGGACAATGCCGCCATGCAGCTTGTGCGTGATCCTTCGCAGTTTGACGTGATTCTCACGGGCAATATTTTTGGCGATATTCTGTCTGACGAAGCTTCGGTCATCACCGGCTCGCTGGGTATGTTGCCCTCGGCCTCCATGGGAGCTTCCGGCCCCGGCCTGTTTGAACCCATCCACGGTTCCGCCCCCGACATCGCGGGGCAGAACAAGGCCAACCCCCTTGCCACCATCCTTTCCGGGGCCATGATGCTGCGCCTTGGCTTTGATATGGGCAAGGAAGCCGATGCCATCGAGGCGGCAGTGCGCAAGGCTCTGGCCGATGGTTTCCGCACTGGCGACATTATGGAACCCGGCAAAACTCTGCTGGGTTGCAAAGAAATGGGCGACAAGGTTGTGGAGCGGCTGTAG
- a CDS encoding chemotaxis protein yields the protein MNKKSVACLFVLLLAAVGGLGGCGPKDIGAGSSSESDSQPQGVSVEDQLRYPVYGSNNTQRMLYYQNRPDVMANMQQWRMQQFRRMNGLDTDVNPEDPQYRAVPKQRSPFRQ from the coding sequence ATGAACAAAAAATCCGTTGCCTGCCTTTTTGTACTACTGCTGGCCGCCGTTGGCGGGCTGGGCGGTTGCGGCCCCAAGGACATCGGCGCGGGTTCCTCCAGCGAAAGCGATTCACAGCCGCAGGGAGTGAGCGTGGAAGATCAGTTGCGCTACCCGGTGTACGGATCAAACAATACCCAGCGCATGCTCTATTATCAAAACCGCCCCGATGTCATGGCCAACATGCAGCAATGGCGCATGCAGCAGTTTCGCCGCATGAACGGCCTTGATACGGACGTAAACCCCGAAGACCCGCAATACAGGGCTGTGCCCAAGCAGCGCAGCCCGTTCAGGCAGTAA